GAACATGATTCCAACAATTTACTTCGCAACCTGCTTTAAAAGTTAGTGTAACTATTATAAACAACACAAATCCAACAATCAGAAACCTTGCTGGAACGCAGTTTCGTCTTTTGTGTCGAATCCGAACTGCAGGAACGAACCTCGTTTCACTCTAGGAAATAATTgactgtattataaaaaaaatatgagagatATACtcgtttttcaatataaaagtttttcactaaaaataaaGCTGCAATCATTTTCAAATGACATCCATTGAACATATACTTATTCCTTATTTAAAGCTGAATGTTTCAATCTTTATTAAACAcctaaataatcacaatttaatGAATACGATCGACAACCCAATATCTATTGTCAAACAATTAAAATAGTCCAAAGTTTATAGGAATTTAGAACAATGCGGTTATGTTATGCAATGaattatatgatatatgataaaTTGTGCCTTTAAAAGTAATACTAACTAGCTAAATAGAATAGTTTCTAATCGGTGTGGCTTATATTATCCATCATATGCTCAAAAGTCTATTGttaagccgcgtttacaccggagttaataacacgagtttttaacaaaaagttattaacttagctgaatcgccaaaaaatttctcttaacaaaagttaataactcGTGTTTTCAACAGAAAATTCCATGTTATTAACAAGATTTATGTTATCCATCCAGAGTCGGTAAAGATCAAAGGAAATGTGTTATGTTTTAAACATAACATATGTTAATGACTtgtgttattaactccggtgtaaacgcggctttaataatatcaagtTTGATTCTTAATAATCGTCATCACCATATAATAGATAgaagcaaaattatattgatgCACCTACTTTTTTCAGATTCATCGTAATATTCTTAGCATTCGTGATAATATGGGTTATATTTCCGTTAGTGTTTATGAACCAGATATCAATCCAgaggttttttatatttttcaattgtaagTAAAATACAATATCAGAAAAAATCTAAGACCATAAGACGTGTATGTTTTACATCGTTGCCACGTCGCAATTTCTTtcttaaatataattagttGAATATGGTTGGGGAATGTTTGaggttttaattaattttaagatGTTTGAAGTCTGGTAGTGATGTTGAAATGacgaaaaaataatcgatttttcacttcttttcgttttttcttcCAAACTAATTGTTTGTAAAACAATGACGGTTACTTTGATGTTCTACTTTTATTGGCAGGCCTTTGTAATTAAACCAATTTTTAGAATTGTCTCATgtctttttcaaattcattctgttgttaattaataaaataataatatatacttaTAGGAGTAAAAAATAACATCTGGTGATATAAGacgtgataattattttttcttattcacccaaatatcaaatatattttttattagcaTTCCAATAAAGTGTTGTTTACAAAACACACTTTTTCCGTTTTAAATAGGTACAAGTCTGACCCACATTTGATCacagatttcaaaaattactcatAATGATAGTGATAAAGTAAATATACATATGACCTGTCGgcttatttgatattttcaatcatatacgaataaatatgatatgaaaaaattatcttcaTTCCAAGAAAGTCTTTAACACGTATATTAGTGACACACACCGctatacaaaacttttttatgatttttagtAAAACAAATACACTATATTATTGTTCTATTACTAATACTACTTAATCACCTTGTAAAAGGGACTCTTTAAGAATGAAATACTTCcaacataaggaaaaaataactGGAACAATCCAGATATATCACAAAAAACGTAAACAATAcactaaattagaaaaataaaacaatcaaatataGGCAACTAAAAATACAACTGCGTATAGCAACTAGCATAATATATAGTGCTCGGTGTTGCattgccaaaaaaatttatcagttATCATCTATAATTTCAGTTAATGATCCCAAAAATCCAGACTTCAACCACCCCGAAAATTATGGTTATAAAGGCGTAGCTAATTTCTACCTTACaacaaaaaattccaaagatgATGAACTGTTAAGTATAGGAGCTTGGTTATTGATACCAGATAGTGAAATCAACAATACAGTCATTCGGGCACATAATGCCCAAACAGTCAGCGAATTGttgcaaaatacaaaatatcctATAGTTTTGTACCTCCACGGAGTAGCGTGTAATCGAATAAAACCTATGGAAACGTATAAAgtgttgagaaaaaaatttatgttagtTGCAGTTGATCATCGAGGTAagtttaaatattattgttgaattgatttgaaaaatggaattatCTAATAATAGGGAAAGCTATTCAAAACActtttataacgaaataaaacaaatatattaaagaaattgaaaatatagcGGGACATTAAAAACTAAAGGAGTCTACAAGTTTTTATTGAGGGTCTGTCTTTCGTCTAGTAGAGGGCGTAGGAATTgagttaataaagaaaaatcattaaatcGACCAAAAATAGTGTTAATCAcctattttattatcattatcaattaatatattCGTTAATTAAATAGCTGTAGTTTGTCAATTAGAGGGTGCTAAATTCGAGTCGAACAAATAGGTTGCGAACATAGACATAAAAGTAATAGACTGTACGATTCATACACTATCATATTGAAAAGTATTGTCAACATTAGACAGAAGTAGCCTCTATTATAAGGAAGGAgtattatataagaaattagaATGAGCACCTCTAACATTTGACACAGATAACTATACCGTAACTTACTTTGTATCTCGTTCTAATATTAAAATGCGAATTTTATAGAATGCGCAGTCTAGTGTTACGATATCTATGGTTCCGAGTGAATTTAAGAAAAccattaaaataaacaaagatggCGTTGATTGAACGAATAACCTATTAATAtcgttgataataaaatttaaataaaatacaatttaggTTATGGTGATTCTGGTCCAAACGTAACTCCTTCTGAAGAAGGTATAGTAAACGATACTGTTCAAATATACAAATGGATTCGATCACAgacaaaaaataacatttacgTATGGGGACACTCTTTAGGAGGAGCCCTAGCCGTCCATTCAGTTAAACGTTTGAAACTAGAAAATATTGTTCCAATGGGACTTATTCTAGAATCAACTTTTACTACAATCAGAGAAGAAATTCCAGCTACACAAATAGGAAAAGTAGGTTTTGCTATGTTGCTATTATGTTTTACTAtatatgaatgaagttttaatATATTCCAGAGTTATCaacaaaatgaattgaaatactTGATTTTCcgctaataaaataaaattatgaagagtcttttatcgataatttttta
The window above is part of the Diorhabda sublineata isolate icDioSubl1.1 chromosome 3, icDioSubl1.1, whole genome shotgun sequence genome. Proteins encoded here:
- the LOC130442206 gene encoding lysophosphatidylserine lipase ABHD12-like isoform X4; amino-acid sequence: MNQISIQRFFIFFNFNDPKNPDFNHPENYGYKGVANFYLTTKNSKDDELLSIGAWLLIPDSEINNTVIRAHNAQTVSELLQNTKYPIVLYLHGVACNRIKPMETYKVLRKKFMLVAVDHRGYGDSGPNVTPSEEGIVNDTVQIYKWIRSQTKNNIYVWGHSLGGALAVHSVKRLKLENIVPMGLILESTFTTIREEIPATQIGKMFSWLLWFEATVLNPLETNGFHFKSTTNILDVDCPIMHLHAQDDFVIPWTLGKKLIDVAINEREIPPQGNVTYHIFGKLGYGHTGLTSDSNIPKFIDEFIGLCRDQNKQKG
- the LOC130442206 gene encoding lysophosphatidylserine lipase ABHD12-like isoform X2, producing the protein MNEVRSLITNSANTTFTYEENSDKKMCRFGFYTKMLLWQKITFWACIALFIVIFLAFVIIWVIFPLVFMNQISIQRFFIFFNFNDPKNPDFNHPENYGYKGVANFYLTTKNSKDDELLSIGAWLLIPDSEINNTVIRAHNAQTVSELLQNTKYPIVLYLHGVACNRIKPMETYKVLRKKFMLVAVDHRGYGDSGPNVTPSEEGIVNDTVQIYKWIRSQTKNNIYVWGHSLGGALAVHSVKRLKLENIVPMGLILESTFTTIREEIPATQIGKMFSWLLWFEATVLNPLETNGFHFKSTTNILDVDCPIMHLHAQDDFVIPWTLGKKLIDVAINEREIPPQGNVTYHIFGKLGYGHTGLTSDSNIPKFIDFKF
- the LOC130442206 gene encoding lysophosphatidylserine lipase ABHD12-like isoform X1, with amino-acid sequence MNEVRSLITNSANTTFTYEENSDKKMCRFGFYTKMLLWQKITFWACIALFIVIFLAFVIIWVIFPLVFMNQISIQRFFIFFNFNDPKNPDFNHPENYGYKGVANFYLTTKNSKDDELLSIGAWLLIPDSEINNTVIRAHNAQTVSELLQNTKYPIVLYLHGVACNRIKPMETYKVLRKKFMLVAVDHRGYGDSGPNVTPSEEGIVNDTVQIYKWIRSQTKNNIYVWGHSLGGALAVHSVKRLKLENIVPMGLILESTFTTIREEIPATQIGKMFSWLLWFEATVLNPLETNGFHFKSTTNILDVDCPIMHLHAQDDFVIPWTLGKKLIDVAINEREIPPQGNVTYHIFGKLGYGHTGLTSDSNIPKFIDEFIGLCRDQNKQKG
- the LOC130442206 gene encoding lysophosphatidylserine lipase ABHD12-like isoform X3; the encoded protein is MDVFPNTIMDVFLIFIVIFLAFVIIWVIFPLVFMNQISIQRFFIFFNFNDPKNPDFNHPENYGYKGVANFYLTTKNSKDDELLSIGAWLLIPDSEINNTVIRAHNAQTVSELLQNTKYPIVLYLHGVACNRIKPMETYKVLRKKFMLVAVDHRGYGDSGPNVTPSEEGIVNDTVQIYKWIRSQTKNNIYVWGHSLGGALAVHSVKRLKLENIVPMGLILESTFTTIREEIPATQIGKMFSWLLWFEATVLNPLETNGFHFKSTTNILDVDCPIMHLHAQDDFVIPWTLGKKLIDVAINEREIPPQGNVTYHIFGKLGYGHTGLTSDSNIPKFIDEFIGLCRDQNKQKG